In a genomic window of Veillonellales bacterium:
- the galU gene encoding UTP--glucose-1-phosphate uridylyltransferase GalU encodes MQKQKIRKAIIPAAGLGTRFLPATKAQPKEMLPIVDKPAIQFIIEEAIQSGIEEILIITGRNKRAIEDHFDRAVELELTLKQQGKYDLLGLVQEIADVTIHYIRQKEAKGLGHAVLCARQFVGDEPFAVLLGDDIVDAKVPCLRQLMDVYEDCGGSVLGVQEVPQDRVSSYGIVKPRPVKENLWQAEDLVEKPAVEEAPSRLAVLGRYIIEPEIFPLLEDTPPGRGGEIQLTDALRRLAADRPVYAFCFDGRRYDIGDKQGYLEATVEYALKRPELRDKFLRYLLKTVGTLASPEAAAAATEDGPGTPPPVASRHPHSV; translated from the coding sequence ATGCAAAAGCAGAAGATTCGTAAGGCGATTATTCCCGCGGCAGGGCTTGGCACGAGGTTTCTTCCGGCGACGAAGGCTCAGCCGAAGGAAATGCTGCCGATTGTGGATAAGCCGGCCATTCAGTTTATTATTGAGGAAGCCATTCAGTCGGGAATTGAGGAGATCTTGATTATTACCGGCCGGAACAAGCGGGCGATTGAGGACCATTTCGACCGGGCCGTGGAACTGGAGCTGACTCTGAAGCAACAGGGAAAATATGATTTGCTGGGATTGGTGCAGGAGATAGCGGATGTGACCATTCACTATATCCGGCAGAAAGAAGCGAAAGGGCTGGGACATGCTGTGCTTTGCGCCAGGCAGTTCGTGGGGGATGAGCCTTTTGCCGTACTGCTGGGCGATGATATTGTGGATGCCAAGGTGCCTTGCCTGCGGCAGCTGATGGATGTGTATGAGGACTGCGGCGGCAGTGTGCTGGGAGTACAGGAGGTTCCTCAGGACAGGGTCAGCAGTTATGGAATTGTGAAGCCCAGACCGGTAAAGGAGAATCTGTGGCAGGCGGAGGATCTGGTGGAAAAACCGGCGGTGGAGGAAGCTCCTTCCCGGCTGGCGGTTCTGGGCCGCTATATTATTGAGCCGGAGATTTTTCCCCTGCTGGAAGATACGCCGCCGGGACGGGGCGGGGAGATCCAGTTGACGGACGCACTGAGGCGGCTGGCGGCGGATAGACCGGTGTATGCTTTTTGTTTTGACGGACGAAGGTATGATATTGGCGATAAGCAGGGGTATCTGGAGGCGACGGTGGAGTATGCGCTGAAGCGGCCGGAGCTCAGGGACAAGTTTTTGCGGTATTTGCTGAAGACGGTGGGTACGCTGGCCAGTCCGGAGGCGGCAGCGGCGGCGACGGAAGACGGACCGGGGACGCCACCCCCCGTCGCTTCGCGCCACCCCCACTCTGTATAA
- the galE gene encoding UDP-glucose 4-epimerase GalE: protein MNVLITGGAGYIGSHTVRELMKRASVVVYDNLSKGHRESVPAGVDFVQGDIRDKKLLTGVLRQYGIEAVVHFAADSLVGESMRQPSKYYHNNVAATLELLDAMTECGVKKVVFSSTAAVYGQPEIWPISEETATAPTNVYGRTKLVIEGMLADFAMAYGLRYVSLRYFNAAGALAGGAIGEDHEPETHLIPLILQTALGQRDGISVFGADYETPDGTCVRDYVHVTDLAAAHVLALQHLAAGGDSRVYNLGSETGFSVRQVIDRAKAITEVDFPVRQAARRDGDPAVLVASAAKIRRELGWKPVQSDLSSILRSAWIWQQGHPAGYSR from the coding sequence ATGAATGTATTGATTACCGGGGGGGCCGGGTATATTGGGTCCCATACGGTGCGGGAGTTAATGAAGCGTGCTTCGGTTGTGGTGTATGACAATCTGTCCAAAGGCCACCGGGAGTCGGTGCCGGCGGGGGTGGACTTTGTTCAGGGAGATATCCGGGACAAGAAGCTGCTGACCGGGGTATTGCGGCAGTACGGCATTGAGGCGGTAGTGCATTTCGCCGCCGACAGTCTGGTCGGGGAGTCGATGCGGCAGCCGTCGAAATATTACCATAACAATGTGGCGGCAACGCTGGAACTGTTGGATGCAATGACGGAATGCGGCGTGAAAAAAGTTGTGTTTTCTTCTACGGCGGCTGTTTACGGCCAGCCGGAGATTTGGCCGATTAGCGAGGAAACGGCGACGGCGCCGACGAATGTGTATGGCCGGACGAAGCTGGTGATTGAGGGGATGCTGGCCGATTTTGCCATGGCTTACGGCCTCCGCTATGTGTCTTTGCGCTATTTTAATGCTGCCGGAGCGCTGGCAGGCGGGGCGATCGGGGAAGACCACGAGCCGGAAACTCATTTGATTCCGCTGATTCTGCAGACGGCCCTGGGGCAGCGGGATGGGATCAGCGTTTTTGGCGCAGACTATGAAACACCGGACGGGACTTGCGTCCGGGACTATGTTCATGTGACGGATCTGGCGGCGGCTCATGTGCTGGCGTTGCAGCATCTGGCAGCCGGGGGAGATTCCCGGGTATACAATCTTGGCTCGGAGACGGGATTCAGTGTCCGGCAGGTGATTGACCGGGCGAAAGCGATTACGGAAGTTGATTTTCCGGTGCGGCAGGCGGCCAGAAGGGACGGCGATCCGGCAGTGCTGGTGGCTTCGGCGGCGAAGATTCGCCGGGAATTGGGCTGGAAGCCGGTACAGAGCGATCTGTCGTCGATTCTTCGCAGTGCCTGGATTTGGCAGCAGGGACATCCGGCGGGATATAGCAGGTAA
- a CDS encoding phosphomannomutase CpsG yields MEKFKRNAFKAYDIRGKVPGELNEAMAYRIGRAYVEIFKVKKVAVGRDIRLSGPVLRDALVNGLTEAGCDVVDIGVCGTEMIYFTTAHFKLDGGIMITASHNPQDYNGMKLVREGSRPISADSGLKEIEERVVTGEFPAGAAGQPRGQVTKRDIMDEYIQHLLTYIDIDSLKPFKVVVNAGNGCAGPILDQLERFLPFKFIKLNHEPDGTFPHGVPNPLLVENRDATAKVVREQGAAAGIAWDGDFDRCFLFDEQGGFIEGYYLVGFLAQAFLRRAPGSKIIHDPRLTWNTIEVVKAAGGIPVQSKSGHSFMKETLRRVDAVYGGEVSAHHFFRDFS; encoded by the coding sequence TTGGAAAAGTTTAAGCGGAATGCGTTCAAGGCCTATGATATCCGGGGCAAGGTGCCGGGCGAGCTGAATGAGGCAATGGCTTACCGGATTGGCCGGGCTTATGTGGAGATTTTCAAGGTAAAGAAGGTGGCTGTGGGACGGGACATCCGGCTGTCCGGTCCGGTTCTGCGGGATGCTTTGGTTAACGGACTGACGGAGGCCGGCTGTGATGTGGTGGATATCGGCGTCTGCGGTACGGAAATGATCTATTTTACCACGGCTCATTTCAAGCTGGACGGGGGCATCATGATTACCGCCAGCCACAATCCCCAGGATTATAACGGCATGAAGCTGGTGCGGGAAGGCTCCCGGCCGATCAGTGCCGACAGCGGGCTGAAGGAGATCGAGGAACGGGTGGTGACCGGGGAGTTTCCCGCCGGGGCTGCCGGGCAGCCCCGGGGGCAGGTCACAAAACGGGACATTATGGATGAGTATATTCAGCATTTGCTGACTTATATCGATATTGACAGTCTGAAGCCTTTCAAAGTGGTGGTGAACGCCGGCAACGGCTGCGCCGGTCCGATTTTGGATCAGCTGGAACGGTTTCTGCCTTTTAAATTCATTAAACTCAATCATGAGCCGGACGGGACGTTTCCTCATGGCGTACCCAATCCCCTGCTGGTGGAAAACCGGGATGCCACGGCGAAGGTGGTGCGGGAGCAGGGAGCGGCTGCGGGAATTGCCTGGGACGGCGATTTTGACCGCTGTTTCCTGTTTGATGAACAGGGCGGCTTTATTGAAGGCTATTATCTGGTGGGATTTTTGGCTCAAGCCTTTTTGCGGAGAGCTCCCGGGTCTAAGATTATTCACGATCCCCGGCTGACCTGGAATACGATTGAGGTGGTTAAGGCAGCCGGCGGCATTCCGGTGCAGTCGAAGAGCGGCCACTCTTTTATGAAAGAAACGCTGCGGCGGGTGGATGCGGTATACGGCGGCGAGGTGTCGGCCCATCACTTTTTCCGCGATTTTTCCTAG
- a CDS encoding TIGR02677 family protein gives MNDQDLRPIVEVSYLSTDNTWRYRAILRYCFLQHERLRHYVYPEEIYQDLRQNSFFAEYSEDQLQQDLKQLVEWKNLIPRQETGRVHTIEDFKRKKFRYQCTPYTIEIERMVNKLAQLGGGFGGGSLEVTLFERLLSSLVRLLEQGMTLEAGELNQTWEDLYGYFRDMVQNASDYLAHLKSDKVEEHMMTEAFVAYKNAFTQYLQNFILSMQRTSFKIEGALKKASPELAAGIAGRLADYQLSIPRMEPQPGREEWQESYQDKYRSLSEWFLGRGNHPSELITLQNETTETIRRITRFAQRVGERRQAFRSRRHDYLHLAGWFAGLPAVGECHQLSSLLFGIAHTRHFYGEPRLSEDMDSLVWDEAPTVVTVTPRVAGYREKSRPGAVVDRTAEKRAALQEYIAGQRQKEALLEGLICNQRIVLADLPEVDPFVRKTLLVWITRCMQNKERRIQTETGRSIRLLDGVRGSRTVLRSTDGELEMPNYILEFSGAR, from the coding sequence ATGAATGATCAGGATTTGCGGCCGATTGTGGAGGTCAGTTATTTAAGCACGGACAACACCTGGCGGTACCGGGCTATTTTGCGGTACTGCTTTCTCCAGCATGAGCGTTTGCGCCACTATGTGTATCCGGAAGAGATTTATCAGGATTTGCGGCAAAACAGTTTTTTTGCCGAATACAGCGAGGACCAGCTGCAGCAGGATTTAAAGCAGCTGGTGGAGTGGAAGAATTTGATTCCCCGGCAGGAAACGGGACGGGTTCATACGATTGAGGACTTTAAGCGAAAAAAGTTTCGCTATCAATGTACGCCCTACACGATTGAAATTGAACGGATGGTGAATAAGCTGGCCCAGCTGGGGGGCGGCTTTGGCGGCGGTTCTCTGGAGGTTACGCTGTTTGAGCGGCTGCTATCATCGCTGGTGCGGCTGCTGGAGCAGGGAATGACTCTGGAGGCGGGGGAACTGAATCAGACGTGGGAAGATTTGTACGGCTATTTTCGCGACATGGTGCAGAATGCTTCCGATTATCTGGCGCATTTGAAAAGCGACAAGGTGGAGGAGCACATGATGACGGAGGCGTTTGTCGCGTATAAGAATGCGTTTACCCAGTATTTGCAGAATTTTATTTTGAGTATGCAGCGGACTTCTTTTAAAATCGAGGGGGCGCTGAAAAAGGCTTCGCCGGAGCTGGCAGCCGGGATCGCCGGGAGGCTGGCGGATTACCAGCTGAGCATTCCCCGGATGGAGCCCCAACCCGGACGGGAAGAGTGGCAGGAAAGCTATCAGGATAAATACCGCAGTCTGTCCGAGTGGTTTTTGGGGCGGGGAAATCATCCCAGCGAACTGATCACGCTGCAGAATGAGACGACGGAAACAATCAGGCGGATTACCCGGTTTGCCCAGCGGGTGGGGGAGAGACGGCAGGCGTTCCGCAGCCGGCGTCATGATTATCTGCATTTGGCCGGCTGGTTTGCCGGTCTGCCGGCAGTGGGGGAATGCCATCAGCTGTCGTCGCTCTTATTCGGCATTGCCCATACCCGCCATTTTTACGGCGAACCCCGGCTCAGCGAGGATATGGACAGTTTGGTGTGGGACGAAGCGCCGACAGTGGTGACGGTGACGCCGCGGGTCGCAGGCTACCGGGAGAAGAGCCGGCCGGGGGCGGTGGTTGACCGGACGGCGGAAAAGCGGGCCGCTTTGCAGGAGTATATTGCCGGTCAGCGGCAGAAGGAAGCGTTGCTTGAGGGGTTAATCTGCAATCAGCGGATTGTATTGGCCGATTTGCCGGAAGTGGATCCCTTTGTCCGCAAAACGCTGCTGGTGTGGATTACCCGCTGCATGCAAAATAAGGAGCGGCGGATTCAGACTGAGACCGGGCGAAGCATCCGGCTGCTGGACGGCGTCAGGGGCAGCCGGACTGTGCTGCGCAGTACGGACGGCGAACTGGAGATGCCGAATTATATTTTAGAATTCAGCGGTGCCCGGTAA
- a CDS encoding TIGR02678 family protein: MPGKQKSVEDVMAQDNLVSLQADPEDIREATTLLLENYWILREEQPEQYQLIRRYEPALRRYFFEKCGWRLIQNPQFYKLEKIPDQPQAWMGIESFQQPRDYSLLCCLLAFLEEKAVEEQFLLSELCESILAFYPHEAGDGGRLNWENYEHRRSLVRVLAFAAEAGLLRLVDGDSEQFAMRREGEALYEVTLLARYFLRSYPKDLQQYDSMQSLQAAELSDDEAATGTGRRNRIYRQLLLTAAYNGDDARPEDFAYLRNMQRRLREELENTTGLQFELYKDCAMLTSPERTGWGRQIFPAYRSGIHAVVLHFAALYRRQRQKKEAPDSLSAVEFEGLAAECRREYGSGWTKEYRELPLGRLAATVLAELVEWNMAVTDRETGLIQFRPALGRLQGQYPTDYQGKSREGKSR, encoded by the coding sequence GTGCCCGGTAAACAGAAAAGTGTGGAGGATGTTATGGCGCAGGACAATCTGGTTTCGCTGCAGGCTGATCCGGAAGATATCAGAGAAGCAACGACGTTACTATTGGAAAATTATTGGATTCTCCGGGAGGAACAGCCGGAGCAGTATCAGCTGATCCGCCGTTATGAACCGGCGTTAAGACGGTATTTTTTTGAAAAATGCGGCTGGCGGCTGATTCAAAATCCTCAGTTCTACAAGCTGGAAAAAATTCCGGATCAGCCCCAGGCCTGGATGGGAATTGAAAGTTTTCAGCAACCCAGGGATTATTCGCTGCTGTGCTGCCTGCTGGCTTTTTTGGAAGAAAAGGCGGTAGAGGAGCAATTTTTGCTCAGTGAGCTGTGTGAAAGCATTTTGGCTTTCTATCCTCACGAGGCGGGGGACGGCGGCAGGCTGAACTGGGAAAATTATGAGCATCGCCGGTCGCTGGTCCGGGTCCTTGCCTTTGCGGCGGAAGCCGGACTGCTGCGGCTGGTGGATGGAGACAGCGAGCAGTTTGCGATGCGCCGGGAGGGGGAAGCCTTGTATGAGGTGACTCTGTTGGCGCGTTATTTTTTACGTTCCTATCCGAAAGATTTGCAGCAGTACGACAGCATGCAATCGCTGCAGGCCGCCGAGCTTTCCGACGACGAGGCTGCTACGGGGACGGGGCGCCGGAACCGGATTTACCGGCAGCTGCTGCTGACGGCGGCGTATAACGGCGACGACGCCCGGCCGGAAGATTTCGCCTATTTACGGAATATGCAGCGGCGGCTGCGGGAGGAACTGGAGAATACGACCGGTCTGCAGTTTGAACTGTACAAGGATTGCGCTATGCTGACAAGCCCGGAACGGACCGGCTGGGGCCGGCAGATTTTTCCGGCTTATCGCAGCGGGATTCATGCCGTGGTTTTGCATTTTGCGGCACTGTACCGCCGGCAGCGGCAGAAAAAAGAGGCGCCGGACAGTCTGAGCGCCGTGGAATTCGAGGGTTTGGCGGCGGAATGCCGCCGGGAGTATGGGTCGGGCTGGACGAAGGAATACCGGGAGCTGCCGCTGGGCAGACTGGCTGCCACTGTGCTGGCGGAGCTGGTGGAGTGGAATATGGCGGTAACCGACAGGGAAACCGGACTGATTCAATTCCGACCGGCGCTGGGACGGCTGCAGGGGCAGTATCCGACGGATTATCAGGGCAAGAGCCGGGAGGGGAAAAGCAGATGA
- a CDS encoding TIGR02680 family protein, with translation MRNKWQMNRAGVLNYWYYDEEEFDFADGRLLLRGSNGSGKSVTMQSLITVLLDGVKSPDRLDSFGSRSRRMEDYLLGEKEIVNRDERTGYLYLEYKRQQTDQYVTTGIGLHARRGGTVDFWGFVITDNRRIGRDFWLYKREMNPEDGSPQRIPFTRAELERAVGSGGQVVRSQKDYMELVNRHVFGFENLEQYQELMKLLIQLRSPKLSKDFKPSVIYEILNESLPSLSDEELRPLSDTIESMERIKLQIEQMERDRQALNRLCRQYDGYNEYVLAEKADLAQKAERRHSRLEREGKELAEGLAEAAGLLTEQRRSQAELERELAVLEVEKAELEKHDVFQVEQQKQAKEQQLIQLEGEQKNREEKLAERQKGEREERQLVLEYEGQRETFRQGMEEQLEDMAALAAEADFSDHELLARDFAVQPAKVSFGGWRQNSQSHVARLEAGLQVLRRQREARLRRDRIEQELGEERRLLDEYRGEHRKLEQRFLEVREQLLADVYSWQQRYDADLPLEKEELRQIAQGIQGLYEGRLWSDVQAPLDTAYGRQVDRLNQELGLNGARLRQLEEQEQGLQQELQSWRDQRDPEPERLPDVEATRRLLTEKQVPFVPFYAAVEFDSRVTPAMRERLEAALTDMGLLDALIVPAGRLPELSGLEAYGSVFYPDPQIMTATLADYLQPTPPVDGKVSAADIDEVLRSILIDDCRPGTGPAANGSSQPVLSADSGDYRLNLVSGRASRRQSAVYIGRQARQEYRRRQMAELEEKLRETALAVEEVHGKMQLLRSRQEKNRQAREDFPAETEIREIFHNKQAVTANIVRQEQRVNVVDGRLREVTGEVLSLRQEWQKVSDGLKLPADESGYEGAVSVMRQYQQSLHELELSRQGFLNSSDNARQCGRRLADLSAEVDGLKGELLVQEGRLQTIRLEIDRLESRMREMGAEELRERVRFVAKRLKEIPAAVKELIAAAAKLEGDIRLQESRKLEVAAKTQFVGQLIVCWQQLLKQELQLGLVYPPDETTDSGGILRDKGGWLKPDKPDRISLTDRISKSFAVENNVLMEYRMQLEPLTVEIKAVPVLPENREEDDGLAADLEKLREKSHRLVITLDYDGRRQNPYQLQQVLNRQIEEQKAILSDKDKELYEEVIMNSIGRIISRRIRSAQQWVEKMNKLMQQRDNSSGLKFKLEWKARTADRDEELDTQDLVRLLHADPAVLKEEDLAKMVSHFQSRIQQAKQASEGAAGEAEATFQQAVRQLLDYRLWFQFKLQYTQVNLNWRELSDKVFFKFSGGEKAMAMYIPLFSAAYSRYQEAGPDAPYIITLDEAFAGVDENNIRDTFALVEQLGFNYIMNSQALWGDYDVVPSLAVCELIRPQNAPYVTVVRYHWNGSVRTLQAAGEAEQAASSVVAAARQGEQ, from the coding sequence ATGAGGAACAAATGGCAGATGAACCGGGCCGGTGTGCTGAATTACTGGTATTATGATGAGGAAGAATTTGATTTTGCCGATGGACGGCTGCTGCTGCGAGGCAGCAACGGATCGGGAAAATCGGTGACGATGCAAAGCTTGATTACGGTGCTGCTTGACGGGGTCAAGAGTCCGGACCGTTTGGACAGCTTTGGTTCCCGTTCCCGGCGGATGGAGGATTATCTGCTGGGGGAAAAGGAAATCGTCAACCGGGATGAGCGTACCGGCTATCTGTATCTGGAGTACAAGCGGCAGCAGACGGATCAATATGTGACCACCGGTATCGGTCTTCACGCCCGGCGCGGCGGCACCGTTGATTTTTGGGGCTTTGTCATTACCGACAACCGGCGTATCGGCCGGGATTTCTGGCTGTATAAGCGGGAGATGAATCCGGAAGACGGCTCCCCCCAGCGCATCCCTTTTACCCGGGCCGAGCTGGAACGGGCCGTCGGCTCCGGCGGACAGGTGGTGCGGTCGCAGAAGGACTATATGGAACTGGTGAACCGGCATGTATTCGGGTTCGAGAATTTGGAGCAGTATCAGGAACTGATGAAGCTTCTCATTCAGCTGCGCAGTCCGAAATTGTCTAAGGATTTTAAGCCCAGTGTTATTTATGAAATTTTAAATGAATCGCTGCCGTCTTTGTCGGATGAAGAATTGCGTCCGTTGTCGGATACGATTGAAAGCATGGAGCGGATCAAGCTTCAGATCGAGCAAATGGAACGGGATCGCCAGGCTTTGAACCGGTTGTGCCGCCAGTATGACGGATATAACGAGTATGTGCTGGCGGAAAAGGCGGACTTGGCGCAAAAAGCCGAACGGCGGCACAGCCGGCTGGAACGGGAGGGCAAAGAACTGGCGGAAGGACTAGCGGAAGCAGCCGGACTGCTGACGGAACAGCGGCGGAGTCAGGCGGAGCTGGAACGGGAGCTGGCAGTTCTGGAAGTGGAAAAGGCGGAACTGGAGAAGCATGATGTATTTCAGGTGGAGCAGCAAAAGCAGGCCAAGGAACAGCAGCTGATCCAGCTGGAGGGTGAGCAGAAAAACCGGGAAGAGAAATTGGCGGAGCGGCAAAAGGGAGAGCGGGAAGAACGGCAGCTGGTTTTGGAATATGAAGGACAGCGGGAAACCTTCCGGCAGGGAATGGAAGAACAGCTGGAAGACATGGCTGCTTTGGCGGCGGAAGCTGATTTCAGCGATCATGAGTTGTTGGCGCGGGATTTTGCCGTTCAGCCGGCAAAGGTTTCTTTCGGGGGATGGCGGCAAAATTCCCAATCCCATGTAGCAAGGCTGGAAGCGGGGCTGCAGGTGCTGCGTCGGCAGCGGGAAGCCCGGCTGCGCCGCGACCGGATTGAACAGGAACTGGGGGAGGAACGGCGACTGCTCGACGAATACCGGGGCGAACATCGTAAGCTGGAGCAGCGGTTTCTGGAGGTCCGGGAGCAGCTGTTGGCCGATGTGTACAGCTGGCAGCAGCGTTATGACGCTGATTTGCCGCTGGAGAAGGAAGAACTGCGGCAGATTGCCCAGGGCATTCAGGGATTGTATGAAGGACGGCTGTGGAGCGATGTGCAGGCGCCGCTGGATACAGCTTACGGGCGGCAGGTCGACCGGCTGAACCAGGAACTGGGTTTAAACGGAGCCCGGCTGCGCCAGCTGGAGGAACAGGAACAGGGTCTGCAGCAGGAACTGCAATCCTGGCGGGATCAGCGGGATCCGGAGCCGGAGCGGCTGCCGGATGTGGAGGCGACCCGCCGGCTGCTGACGGAAAAACAGGTCCCTTTCGTGCCTTTTTATGCGGCTGTCGAATTTGATTCCAGGGTGACGCCGGCCATGCGGGAGCGTCTGGAAGCGGCACTGACCGATATGGGGCTGCTGGATGCTTTGATTGTTCCGGCCGGCCGGCTGCCGGAACTTTCCGGACTGGAGGCTTACGGTTCGGTGTTTTATCCGGATCCCCAGATTATGACTGCCACGCTGGCGGATTATCTGCAGCCGACTCCGCCGGTAGACGGGAAGGTGTCGGCGGCGGATATTGATGAGGTTCTGCGGAGCATTTTGATTGACGACTGCCGGCCGGGGACAGGGCCGGCGGCGAATGGCAGCAGCCAGCCGGTGCTTTCGGCTGACAGCGGCGATTACCGGTTGAACCTCGTCAGCGGTCGGGCGTCCCGCCGCCAGTCGGCGGTCTATATCGGCAGGCAGGCCCGTCAGGAATACCGGCGCCGGCAGATGGCTGAGCTGGAGGAAAAGCTACGGGAAACGGCGCTGGCTGTGGAAGAGGTTCATGGGAAAATGCAGCTGCTGCGAAGCCGTCAGGAGAAAAATCGCCAGGCCAGGGAAGACTTTCCGGCAGAAACGGAAATCCGGGAGATTTTTCATAACAAGCAGGCGGTGACCGCGAATATTGTCCGGCAGGAACAGCGGGTCAATGTAGTGGACGGGCGGCTGCGGGAAGTTACCGGTGAAGTGCTGTCTTTGCGGCAGGAGTGGCAGAAGGTCAGCGACGGGCTGAAGCTGCCGGCGGATGAATCCGGTTATGAAGGCGCGGTGTCGGTGATGCGGCAGTATCAGCAGAGTCTCCATGAGCTGGAATTGAGCCGGCAGGGATTTTTGAACAGCAGCGATAATGCCCGGCAATGCGGCCGACGGCTGGCGGATTTGTCCGCCGAGGTGGACGGATTGAAAGGCGAACTGCTGGTGCAGGAAGGCCGGCTGCAGACGATCCGGCTGGAAATTGACCGGCTGGAAAGCCGGATGCGGGAGATGGGAGCGGAAGAACTGCGGGAGCGTGTTCGGTTTGTGGCCAAACGGCTGAAGGAAATACCGGCAGCGGTCAAAGAACTGATTGCCGCTGCTGCCAAACTGGAAGGCGATATTCGCCTCCAGGAAAGCCGCAAGCTGGAAGTGGCGGCTAAGACTCAGTTTGTCGGACAGCTGATTGTCTGCTGGCAGCAGCTGCTGAAGCAGGAATTGCAGCTGGGTTTGGTTTATCCGCCGGACGAGACGACTGACAGCGGCGGGATCCTTCGCGACAAGGGCGGCTGGCTGAAGCCTGACAAACCGGACCGCATCAGCCTGACGGATCGGATCAGCAAAAGCTTTGCGGTGGAAAATAATGTGCTGATGGAATACCGGATGCAGCTGGAGCCGCTGACTGTTGAAATTAAGGCTGTACCGGTTTTGCCGGAAAATAGGGAGGAAGACGACGGACTGGCCGCCGATCTGGAAAAGCTGCGGGAGAAATCGCATCGTCTGGTGATTACTCTGGATTACGACGGACGGCGGCAGAATCCTTATCAACTGCAGCAGGTTTTGAACCGGCAAATTGAGGAGCAAAAGGCGATTTTGTCCGATAAGGACAAGGAATTGTATGAAGAAGTGATTATGAACAGTATCGGCCGGATTATCAGCCGCCGCATCCGTTCGGCTCAGCAATGGGTAGAGAAAATGAACAAACTGATGCAGCAGCGGGACAATTCCAGCGGATTGAAGTTTAAACTGGAGTGGAAAGCGCGGACCGCGGACCGGGATGAGGAACTGGATACGCAGGATTTGGTGCGGCTGCTGCATGCCGATCCGGCGGTTCTAAAGGAAGAGGATTTAGCGAAAATGGTGAGCCACTTTCAGTCCCGCATCCAGCAGGCCAAGCAGGCCAGCGAAGGAGCAGCCGGGGAAGCCGAGGCCACTTTTCAGCAGGCCGTCCGGCAGCTGCTGGATTATCGCCTCTGGTTCCAATTTAAGCTGCAGTATACCCAGGTAAATTTGAACTGGCGGGAACTGAGCGATAAGGTATTTTTCAAGTTCAGCGGCGGTGAAAAAGCCATGGCCATGTATATTCCCCTATTTTCAGCCGCTTATTCCCGTTATCAGGAGGCCGGTCCGGACGCGCCGTATATTATTACTTTGGATGAAGCCTTTGCCGGGGTGGATGAAAACAATATCCGGGATACTTTTGCCTTAGTGGAGCAGTTAGGGTTTAATTATATTATGAATTCCCAGGCGTTGTGGGGAGATTATGATGTGGTGCCGTCTTTGGCGGTTTGCGAGCTGATTCGCCCCCAGAATGCGCCTTATGTTACGGTGGTGCGGTATCACTGGAACGGGTCGGTGCGGACACTGCAGGCAGCCGGCGAGGCGGAACAGGCTGCTTCTTCGGTGGTGGCCGCCGCCCGGCAGGGGGAACAATGA